The nucleotide sequence TCGCGACAACTCGACTGGTAAGTCCCAGACCGTGACGCTCGTCTACCCTGGGGAAGCCGACATCGAGCGAGGAAGAGTGTCTGTGCTGACGCCTATCGGAGCCGCCCTGATCGGTCTTAGCGTCGGTCAGTCGATCGATTGGGAAACGCGTAATGGCAGCGTCAAACGCCTGACCGTGCTTGAGGTAAGGGAACCAGCGACCGTCTGAATCCTGTCGCCCCCATCCCCGCTCTGACGCGCGCGAGCTCTGTCCCTCGCGTGCGACGACACCTGCTTGTGGCCTTGACGAACGAGGGTTTCAGCAATGATGAGCAATGCCGCCTCCGAACATCTGCCGCCGCTGATCATCCCGATGCCCGACTTCCGGACCCTCCGGCTGGTCGCGTCCGGTGTGCGCGATACGTGCGCGCAAGCCACCACGGCGACCTGGCTGGCGGCGGAACTCGATCGCGCGGCCGTCGTGACATCGGATGTGGTGCCGGCCGATGTCGTCACCATGCATGCCCGTGTGGAGTACCGTGACGATGTCACGGAACAGATTGGGCGCATGACCCTGGTGTATCCCGGGGAGGATCACTGGGACGAGCGGTGCGTGTCCGTTCTCTCTCCGCTCGGGGCGGCGGTGCTCGGGCTGTCGGAGGGACAATCCATCCGATGGCGGACTCCCTCCGGGGGCATGCGCGGCGTGACGGTTCTGCGTGTTCTGTTCCAACCGTATCGGGCCACGGCCGAGTTGATAAGGCGGGACTACTGAGAGGGCGCCCATCCGCGATCCGCCGCAGCGAAGCGCGGCGGATCGTCAGTGCTCAGAAAACAGCGCCTCCGAGCCGTTTTGAAACACGCCGAAGCTGGAATCGACCGGAAATGCTTTCGTGTCGCGCGAGCTCGCGCGTCCTTGTGTCGGACCGAACAGCGTGTCCGACCATTGAGGAGATTGACCATGGCAAAACCCTCGGCGCCGCCGCCGCGAGGTTAGGCGAGATCGCGTCCGCCAGTTCTCTTTTTCATTTTGGTCGCGAGCGTCGCATGGTGGGCCATATATTGGGTGGTGGTCTAGGGGCATCGCCGACACGAAAGTGGAGGCGGGCGTTCGGCGACCGCGCCGCTCGGCTCCGGAACGGGCGCCGACAGCGCGCGAGTGAGCGCGCCGAAATCGTTATCTTCGCTGGCTTGAGCCTCCGTCACGACGAAATTCGTGACTTGCCGAACGTCGATGCGCGTTCACCCGTACGATCCGGCGATCTCGATGCACTCACGGCGGGGCTTGAAGTCGCGATCATCGATGGGGTCCTCGACGGGGACGCGCTCATATCGATGGGGGAGATCCGAGGCGCGTTGGCTCGTGGAGTGCGTGTCAGCGGCGCGGCCAGCGTCGGCGCGTGGCGCGCGGCGGAACTCGCCCGCTTCGGCATGCGGGGTCATGGATGGGTTCATCAGGCCTATCGGAGTGGTCGGATCGCCGGAACCGACGAGATCGCCCTCCTGTACGATCCCGTGTGTATGCGGCCACTCACGGTCCCCCTCGTCAATGTCCGCTACGGGCTTGAGCGCTTGGTCTCGAATGCTCGAGTGAAGCATGAATCGGCCCGCGCCGCGTTCATCGCGATACGCGATCTCGCCCCCGCGAGCCGGGACGCCGTCTCTGTCGGCAACGTCCTGCGCCGATATCTTGGCACGACCGAAGCTACCGCGATCGTGGGCTCTAGCACGCGGCCTGGCCTGGACATCAAGGCCGCAGACGCACGTGCTCTGGTCCGTCGATTGAAGCGGCAATCGTGGAGGCTCTCGACGGGACAAGGCGCATGAGCATCGCGGTCCCAAATGGGGATGTCGATTCGATGACTGAACGTCGAAATGCCTATTCGGCTTTCAATGCGGCTCGCGCGGACAGCTCAAGCAATTCCTGTGTCGATAGATCGAGAAAGCCGCCGGATCGTAGATTGCGCACGCGGGCCATGCTGATACCGAGCTCGCGCGCCACGTTGTTGGGGGACCTACGTCGCGCCCAGCGACGCAGGTTGGCTAACAGGTCGTTTCTGAGAATGTCCTCGGTCGCGGAGTCCGCGTCGATACGACTCGCCGTGATGTCCGACACATCGTTCATTTTTCCATCCTCAAGTGTTGTTGCCGGGCCGAGCTTCGCACTGCGATACGGTTCGCCCTTCACGCCCGTTGAGCGCTGTCCAGATCTGCGCGTGGTTGAGAACCCTGACTTCGGCTCGCGCCCGTTGGGGCTACCGAGAGCCAGGGTCACATGCCGATTTTGAAACTGCCCGAGCGGACGAGAAAGCGAGGGCGCGGGGATGAGGCTGGCATAATGTACGCCAACTTATGCGAAATGCGAGGATTCGCAAGCTACTTCTGCTGGTTGTCGAGGTATGGCCTGGATGTCGCGACCGAGGGATTTCCACCGTGACATGGCTGCCAGAGGAGATCACGAGCTCGCCCTGCACCGAAGAGCGGCCGGCGTTCCTAGCGCATGAGCGGGCGGTCGCGCCCCTGTCGTCGCCATCGTCGCAACGCTGTCGCAATTCGGTGGAGGCTTCCGGAGCGGCTGTGGCCGATACGCTCCTTCTCGCGGAAAGCGACACGATTGCCCGTGTGCGTATGGCCTCGGAACTTTCCGCGCGAGGATACCGTGTATCGTCAGCGTCCACCCTAGAGGAGGCTCTACCGCTCATCGTGGCTGAAAACCCGCTGCGTGCGGTCGTGGATTACCAGTTGCCGGATGGTACCGGGCTTGATCTCCTATCTCGAATCGTCGCACGGACGAGAGGGGCGCGCGTCGTCATACTTTCGCGCTGCGCCTCCCTTCGCGGCGCCGTATCGGCGATCAGGATAGGCGCCGCGGACTTTCTAGCCAAGCCGGCAACCGTCAGTGAGATCGATGCGATTCTGCGCGATCTCGCGGTCGAGTGTCGCCTCGCGGCGGCTCCCGCGCCGTCCCTTCGCGATGTGGACCAGTGGCACGCTGAAGAGATCCTTCGCAGCATGAATTCGAACGTGCCGGCGACGGCCAGGGTGCTAGGCGTGGAAGCGAGAACGCTACGAAGGATACTCGCGTGGCGAGCGTCCGGGGCGGGAGCCGAATCCTAGGACGCGTCGCCGTCGGTGGTCCGCGGCGGGCGACTCGCATCGTCGGCGCTCCCATCGCCGCTCGGATGGGGATCGCGTTTCACCTCGGTTCTTTTGCGTCTCTCGACCTCGGCGAGCAGTTTCTCCCATTCTTCGCTCGTGATATCGAAGGGTAAATCGTCGTCCTCACTCAAGTCCGGTTCTCCGTGATACGCTTCGGCTCGATGGAGAGGGCGTATGATCCGTGTCCGAGGATTGGCAAGAAAAGCGGTTCACTTGTCGTGAACTGCGCCTCGGATGCCGGATCCGCTCCATTTTGACTCGTCCGCTGTCGACGTTGGCCCAGGACCAAGCGTTCGCTGGATGCGTCGTGCCCAGGGGGCATGCCTTCGGCGATGCGAATGCCAGCATCCTTCCAGATAGGCCGCGCATCTCCAGGGGCGCGCCCTTCGGCAGCCTCGCTAGTTCGCGCTCGTGAGGCGGCCGTGCGCCGACAAATCGCGGGTAATGTCTCGAAGGGGACTGTGAGCCTCCCTGGGTCCAGCTCTCATCCAGCGGGAGAGCCAGGCGCCAGGGTCACGTGCCTGCCACGATGCTGCCAGATCGGCTCAAATTACGAGTGTTTCTCGCACGGCTCGGCATGATGGCGTCGATGCTAGTTCGAACTAGAAAAATTGCAAGAACTCCGCCGCCCGAGTGTGGGCTGCGTCTGTGCGCCGCCGGATTGGCTCTTGTGGTCTACAGCTGCGGTCCAGGGAGGCGGACGCGGGCTTCGGCGGCGGGTAGGGGCCGAACGGCTCATCCGGGAAGTCGGTCGAATCCAACGGACCATTGAGGTCAAAGCCACAGGTTATGCCGAAGCGGAAACAGCCCACCGAGGTCCCGCAGGCTGCGGAAGCAGGTCCAGCTCTTCGGACCCCGATCCATCGCTGGGTCCCGCGTGCGGGGACCCTGGAAATTTTTCAGCAGGCCCAGGGCATATTTCACCTGTGCAAAGGGATAGGTGTCAGTTCGTGTTCTGACGGTGGTGCAGCGAGTGTTACTGCTCGCCAGGTCACCTCGACCGCGTCGAGGCCGTACGCTGTCCCTTGCACGGATTACGTGGAGCCGCGGCCACGCCGGCGTTCAGCGGCAACCCGGCCGGATTTTTCGGAAGTTAAACGATAGCGACGCTGCGAACCCAGCCAACAAGATCAGCAACATCATCCCGCTGCTGCAGGTGTGTACGGCGGAAAGGGCCGGTTTTGATAGCCGAGCCAGTGTTCTGCATTCGGACACCAGAGTTCCGCACTGCCACAACCTAGAGTAACGAAGGGCCGCCATCTCGATGGCGGCCCTTTGACGATACGGCCCGGGTAAATCACTACTCCTGCGGCTCGGCAGGGGTGACGGCAGCTTCCGGCCGCGTACCTCACAGGGCAGCTGCTAGGCTGATGTTTGCAAAAGCGAGAGCCGCAAGGAGAACGTAGGTCGTGTCAGGGCCGCCGTAGGTAAGCGTCACGGCGCCCAACGAGGGAGCGAGGGTCTGTGCGGTTAGGCCCGGCCGAGCGAGGCGTCCGACTATTACCGGTTAGCGGTCCGCGCCGAAGAGGGCTAGCGGCACCGTGCCATGGAGTAGATCCCATTGCCGGCCGCATAGTGTGTCCCACGGCGTCAGCGGATGAAGAGCCCCTCGATCCACCTCGCCCGAGGCTCGATGTCGGATCTGCTTTCGGGACCCAGGGGCGGTACGTCGAGGTTGCCGGGCGGGGCGGCGATCTCGTTGAGATCGACCGATTGCGGGGTGCCCACGATGCCGGCATCGGTGACCCGCATCGTGTAATACAGGCCGTTTGCCAGCTTGGCCCCATAGTCGGTCGGGGCCTTGAAGAAGAAGATCAGGCTGTGCTCCAGCCAGGAGAGATCGGCCCGCGTGACGGTGGCGGGGTTCTTGTACGGGTAAGGCACGTAGCATTGAAGCTCGGGCCCCTCCGCGCACTTGAACTCGCGCATGGACAGGAAATGGTCGCGGAAGTCGGTCAGGTCGAGCGCGAGCTTGAACCTCGACCCCGGGCCGTCCGGTTCGAAGGTCACGGAACCCACGGGGATGATGTCGCCGTCACGGGTGCGCAACTCGATTCGCTTGGTACCCATCATGTCCCAGGCCTTGGCACCGAAAGGCGTCAGGACGAGGCAGGCGGCGAGACAGGAACGGACGAGACGCATCGGTGATCGGGCCCTCAGAGGCGAGTGGTGAGGTCGGTGAGCCAGGACGGCGAAGCGTTCACCAGCGCGGTCTCGATGGCCTTGTCGTAGCCCGAGAGGATCACGGCCCCGCTCACCACCAGGATCAGGCCCAGCGCGGCCTTCAGACCCTTGCCGGCGCTCATCATACGGTCGCGCCACCGCATGAGGACCTCGCGCGACAGGGTGCCGAGGAGCAGGAGCGGAAGCGCCGCGCCGACCCCGAAAAGGAACATGGTCAAGGCGACGGTGCCGAGATCCCGACCCTGGGAGGCCAGGAGCGAGGCGGCGCCCAGCGTCGGGCCGACGCAGGGGCTCCAGACGGCGCCGAGCAGGAGGCCGACGCCGAACTGGCCGAGGAGGCCGGCGGTCGAGAAGCCGCCGAACCGGGTCTCGGTCCAGTCGCTCACCGGTCCGGCGGCCACCGCCAGCCGCGTCTGGACCGCCGGTACCATCAGGACGAGGCCGACCAGAACCAGCAGGATCGCGGCGACGGTG is from Methylobacterium radiodurans and encodes:
- a CDS encoding cytochrome c biogenesis CcdA family protein, translating into MVATLGLAFLAGILSVLSPCVLPLLPLVLGAAASEHRLGPAALAAGLALSFVVIGLFVATVGFAIGLDTDVFRTVAAILLVLVGLVLMVPAVQTRLAVAAGPVSDWTETRFGGFSTAGLLGQFGVGLLLGAVWSPCVGPTLGAASLLASQGRDLGTVALTMFLFGVGAALPLLLLGTLSREVLMRWRDRMMSAGKGLKAALGLILVVSGAVILSGYDKAIETALVNASPSWLTDLTTRL
- a CDS encoding TfuA-like protein — encoded protein: MPNVDARSPVRSGDLDALTAGLEVAIIDGVLDGDALISMGEIRGALARGVRVSGAASVGAWRAAELARFGMRGHGWVHQAYRSGRIAGTDEIALLYDPVCMRPLTVPLVNVRYGLERLVSNARVKHESARAAFIAIRDLAPASRDAVSVGNVLRRYLGTTEATAIVGSSTRPGLDIKAADARALVRRLKRQSWRLSTGQGA
- the rnk gene encoding nucleoside diphosphate kinase regulator; amino-acid sequence: MLQKKPRPAARPRIKMTSEDHARLSRLAAVAMDRMPGVASFLSDEIDRAQIISGGRSGGEFAKMGCQVEFRDNSTGKSQTVTLVYPGEADIERGRVSVLTPIGAALIGLSVGQSIDWETRNGSVKRLTVLEVREPATV
- the rnk gene encoding nucleoside diphosphate kinase regulator, whose amino-acid sequence is MMSNAASEHLPPLIIPMPDFRTLRLVASGVRDTCAQATTATWLAAELDRAAVVTSDVVPADVVTMHARVEYRDDVTEQIGRMTLVYPGEDHWDERCVSVLSPLGAAVLGLSEGQSIRWRTPSGGMRGVTVLRVLFQPYRATAELIRRDY
- a CDS encoding response regulator transcription factor, with the translated sequence MADTLLLAESDTIARVRMASELSARGYRVSSASTLEEALPLIVAENPLRAVVDYQLPDGTGLDLLSRIVARTRGARVVILSRCASLRGAVSAIRIGAADFLAKPATVSEIDAILRDLAVECRLAAAPAPSLRDVDQWHAEEILRSMNSNVPATARVLGVEARTLRRILAWRASGAGAES